The Streptomyces sp. NBC_01275 genome has a segment encoding these proteins:
- a CDS encoding iron chelate uptake ABC transporter family permease subunit: MRTPGGLSVRLDLRALVVVVLLVAAALGASVVLIGTGDFPIPAGDVLRTLFGEGTAAQEFIVNDLRLPRVLVGLLVGASLGLGGALFQAVSRNPLGSPDVLGLGQGATAGALVMIVLFSGSAAQVTVGALVGGLVTGSLIYLLAWKQGVHGYRLVLVGIGVSAIATAVNGYLITKADFVDAARAVVWMTGTLDGRDWKQVWPLLALAGVLVPLVLANARGLRMTEMGDDVSHALGVRVERVRLLLMVSAVLLTAAATAAAGPVGFVALTAPQLARRLTRSPGPNLVPSLCMGAALLVTADWASQRLFGDGQLPVGVVTGVLGGVYLLWLLVTERKAGRI, from the coding sequence CTGCGCACCCCGGGCGGGCTCTCCGTGCGGCTGGACTTGCGCGCGCTGGTCGTCGTCGTACTGCTGGTGGCGGCCGCGCTCGGCGCGAGCGTCGTGCTGATCGGCACCGGCGACTTCCCGATCCCGGCCGGGGACGTGCTCAGGACGCTGTTCGGCGAGGGCACCGCGGCCCAGGAGTTCATCGTCAACGACCTGCGGCTGCCGCGCGTCCTGGTCGGACTGCTGGTGGGGGCCTCCCTGGGACTCGGCGGCGCGCTGTTCCAGGCCGTCTCCCGCAACCCGCTCGGCAGTCCGGACGTGCTCGGGCTCGGGCAGGGGGCGACGGCCGGCGCGCTCGTGATGATCGTGCTGTTCTCCGGCAGCGCCGCACAGGTCACCGTGGGCGCGCTGGTGGGCGGGCTGGTGACCGGGTCCCTCATCTACCTGCTGGCGTGGAAGCAGGGGGTGCACGGCTACCGGCTGGTCCTGGTCGGCATCGGCGTCTCGGCGATCGCGACGGCGGTCAACGGCTACCTGATCACCAAGGCCGACTTCGTCGACGCGGCCCGTGCGGTCGTGTGGATGACCGGAACCCTCGACGGCCGTGACTGGAAGCAGGTCTGGCCGCTGCTCGCCCTGGCGGGCGTGCTCGTGCCGCTCGTCCTCGCCAACGCGCGCGGGCTGCGGATGACGGAGATGGGCGACGACGTCTCCCATGCCCTCGGGGTGCGGGTGGAGCGCGTACGGCTGCTGCTGATGGTCTCCGCCGTCCTGCTGACCGCTGCCGCCACCGCCGCCGCGGGCCCCGTCGGCTTCGTGGCGCTCACCGCGCCGCAGCTCGCCCGGCGGCTGACCCGTTCGCCCGGGCCGAACCTGGTGCCGTCGCTGTGCATGGGCGCCGCCCTGCTGGTCACCGCCGACTGGGCCTCGCAACGGCTGTTCGGCGACGGACAACTGCCCGTGGGCGTGGTCACCGGCGTGCTCGGCGGCGTCTATCTGCTGTGGCTGCTGGTCACCGAGCGCAAGGCGGGCCGGATATGA
- a CDS encoding iron ABC transporter permease, which produces MLVDSVPEQRAETAPAPPTRRAIRSVGLLVSVAVLLAVAVASVAIGAKELSVAQVWHGLFEDSGTYGDVVVGERLSRTVLGLLVGAALGLSGAVLQALTRNPLADPGLLGINAGASAAVVTGITYFGVTSLTGYVWFAFFGAAAVGALVWFLGGSRGATPVRLALAGTAISAALYGYLQAVMIMDDAALARMRFWTVGSLSSATDETIWQVLPFLAVGTLLAFVLARPLNAMAMGDDTAKALGADLNRTRALSMLAATVLCGAATAACGPIVFVGLMVPHAVRSFTGPDLRWIMPYAALLSPVLLLGSDVLGRVVARPSEVQVGIITAIIGGPVFIFLVRRRRTAQL; this is translated from the coding sequence GTGTTGGTCGACAGCGTTCCCGAACAGCGCGCGGAGACTGCCCCCGCGCCCCCAACCCGCCGCGCGATTCGTTCCGTTGGACTGCTCGTGTCCGTGGCGGTGCTGCTGGCGGTCGCGGTGGCGAGCGTCGCCATCGGGGCCAAGGAGCTGTCCGTCGCGCAGGTCTGGCACGGACTCTTCGAGGACTCGGGGACCTATGGCGACGTCGTCGTCGGTGAGCGGCTGTCAAGGACCGTGCTCGGGCTGCTCGTCGGCGCCGCGCTGGGCCTGTCCGGGGCCGTGCTGCAGGCGTTGACGCGCAATCCGCTGGCCGATCCCGGGCTGCTCGGCATCAACGCGGGCGCCTCGGCGGCGGTCGTCACCGGCATCACGTACTTCGGCGTGACGAGTCTGACCGGCTATGTCTGGTTCGCCTTCTTCGGTGCGGCGGCGGTCGGCGCGCTGGTCTGGTTCCTCGGCGGCAGCCGGGGGGCCACGCCGGTGCGGCTCGCGCTCGCCGGCACCGCTATCAGCGCCGCGCTCTACGGCTATCTCCAGGCCGTGATGATCATGGATGACGCGGCGCTCGCCCGGATGCGGTTCTGGACGGTCGGCTCGCTGTCCTCGGCGACCGACGAGACCATCTGGCAGGTGCTGCCCTTCCTGGCCGTCGGCACGCTCCTGGCGTTCGTCCTCGCCCGGCCGCTGAACGCCATGGCCATGGGCGACGACACCGCCAAGGCCCTCGGCGCCGATCTCAACCGCACCCGGGCGCTGTCCATGCTGGCCGCCACCGTGCTGTGCGGCGCCGCGACCGCCGCCTGCGGGCCGATCGTGTTCGTCGGGCTGATGGTCCCGCACGCGGTCCGCTCCTTCACCGGCCCCGACCTGCGCTGGATCATGCCGTACGCGGCGCTCCTGTCGCCGGTGCTGCTGCTCGGCTCGGACGTGCTCGGCCGGGTCGTCGCCCGGCCGTCGGAGGTCCAGGTCGGCATCATCACCGCGATCATCGGCGGCCCGGTGTTCATCTTTCTCGTACGACGGCGGAGGACGGCCCAGCTGTGA